In Lactuca sativa cultivar Salinas chromosome 5, Lsat_Salinas_v11, whole genome shotgun sequence, the DNA window TAGATACAATTAACCATTTACAAAAAATGTACGAAGACAATAATCATGCTTTTTTAGTAGGGGACAATTGATGACACGACACAATAAAAATACACGAAACGAAACGAAATTGAGACGAAATTGAAATTCGAATTCGTGTCCGTGTCAGGtgtaaaaaacacgacatcgtgtcgtgttcgtgttcaaaatttgtcacgaaattgacacgatttaacatTTTTTGGTCATGTTTTTCGTATTTGTCATGTtatgtatgaataaatattaattaaatacattaatttttattttatgttatcttTGTCATGTCGTGTCATGTTTTGCGTTTTTTAATCGGTTCGCTTtcatgttagttaaaaaaaacatgagatcgtgtcatgtcgtgttcgtgttacataaaaccttgtcgtgtcgtgtcgtgtcagataAAAACACGACACAATGGCCCGATCTGCCAGCCCTATTTTTTAGTTTCCTCATCATTCATTTTCACTTAACAATCAACTCTTTTCCACTATATAAAGTACATATTTTAAAACACAAAATAAATCACTGCTGTTATAATGGTTTATATACACAACAAATTGATCAACCAACAAGGGCAATATCGTCATTCTACCCTTTTAATATCAATAACAAACAACCGCTTTACATTCACCGAAATCATCTCCCACGAGCTTCAGACAATGAAACAGCCATAGCTAACATCATCTGTTCTTCAAAACTCTCATCTTGTAAGCCATATGCACCAATCTCCGATCCTTCTTCCCTTGCTACTGTACATGCTAGACCACCATAAGGCGATGAGGATGCGGTTGTTGCCACTGGTGGGGCCACGGCGGCAGAAACACGAAGCTCCGCCGCGTATCTTGCTAACTGAGCCGCATCACCGTAATTACGGTGCCGCCTCCCGTCCTCCTAATCACCATCAAAATTATACATTTTTACtgttataattgggtagatttttaaAGTACACTTTTTTGATAAGAAAGTACAATAGTGTGATTGGGTAGATTTTTTGAAAGGACGGTGGGTCAAtactaaaaaaaaaattgaaattaaaatgttGTAACGAAATAAATAAAATTCGAAtactattttaattaaaaataaataaatgaaagtgggttgaTATTTCTTGTATTTAGCATTAATCGATATTAACTCAGTAGTAGAACCTGAAATGAGAGCCATATGGCTTCCATAAGCATTATATTGTCGAGATCAAATTCATCATTTCTGCATTCACAACACCAATTAAGCTTTGCAAATCGACAAGGTatataaaaaataacaaaaatcaacattaaaaataaacataaaattataccTAGATCCTGAAGGATTTGTAATTCCAGAATTACCAATAGAAACAATTTCATCATCACCTTCAATTATTCTGCTTGAAGAGCTCATATCTTGTCTTCTTTGCATCCTTTCTTCTTCATCTTGAATTTCTCTTCTTCTCATTCTTATTTGTGCATCTATCACCCGTTGCTCTTCCTGACCATAATTAAATACCAGAATTGAGCTCATGAACTAATgcacaatttttttattttttttaaaattataatttaGTGCTTACAATTTGCTCCAACCCCTTTTCTTCTTTAGTCTTTACCCCTCTATACTCCACTGCATAGTTAAACGTTTTACAAAAGGGACACCTTAAGATTGTTAAGGATCAAAAATAAAAATCTTGGAGCATAAAATATATATAACAGGGTATCTTATAATCTTTGTTAAAAAAACCGAAAAGGATACTGTGTGGGGCGTGTTGAATTAGGCATCTTCATCTGCAGAAAACACTCTGAAGCACAAGAAATAAACATTAGAACATAATCAGATTGTTTGTAAACAGAAAAATTTAAACGATAGAAGTGAATGATCTTTACCTGTACAAATGCCTTTCATGCAACATCTTGAACGATTTAGGCTTGGATAATACTGAAATAGAAATACAAAATTAAACCACAATTGGATGACAACATAACACGCTAATAGAAAAATCAATCAGGTGATGTAAACAGGATTCGGTAATTGTAAAGCAATTTGAATAGAAACAGTAACACAGACCAAGAAGCAAATTGGGCATTCTTCAAGATCGCAGTTACAGTCATCGTCACCAGGATAACAAGGAGCAAGTTTAGAATCAAGTATGAGTTTACGAAGCTTTTTGTGATCTACATCCTTGTGTTGATACAATCCTTGAGGCCTTGTGTACTTCTCGTCCACTTGATGCCTCTTTCTAACAAGCTTATTCCCCATCGAAGACCAATCAGGAACTACTATTATTCGCTTAAATCTAAttacaaaaccctaatttcaatctCCAGCTGATACGACGGAATATCAAGAAATAAGAAAACACCTTCTTGAAAGAAGGAATTCGATGGCATTAACATCCTGAAATCACGAAAAAAGCAAAAGGAAAGCAATTATTTTATACCCATGAAAGTCAACGAACAACTTAACTTCGGATGAAATGAAATTTTAGATTACTTCGATCTGGGAATGTTATTTACAAAGAACCCATGTGAGAAAACGAGACCTTGAATTTGTTGAAGCTATGAAAAAGATGGTTGTGACTGAAATCAAAACTATGGATGCAGGTAGAGTACAGAGGAAGGGTTACGAGAGATTGACAAAAGAATGAAAGATAGACAAATAGGGAACACAATCAGAACTTTCTCT includes these proteins:
- the LOC111912457 gene encoding E3 ubiquitin-protein ligase DA2 is translated as MGNKLVRKRHQVDEKYTRPQGLYQHKDVDHKKLRKLILDSKLAPCYPGDDDCNCDLEECPICFLYYPSLNRSRCCMKGICTECFLQMKMPNSTRPTQCPFCKTFNYAVEYRGVKTKEEKGLEQIEEQRVIDAQIRMRRREIQDEEERMQRRQDMSSSSRIIEGDDEIVSIGNSGITNPSGSRNDEFDLDNIMLMEAIWLSFQEDGRRHRNYGDAAQLARYAAELRVSAAVAPPVATTASSSPYGGLACTVAREEGSEIGAYGLQDESFEEQMMLAMAVSLSEARGR